One Spinacia oleracea cultivar Varoflay chromosome 4, BTI_SOV_V1, whole genome shotgun sequence DNA segment encodes these proteins:
- the LOC130471461 gene encoding uncharacterized protein, whose amino-acid sequence MDERHGVGGSEMQRRCLHFSNWMEENGLLDLGFSGPSHTWFRGDSANTFKSARLDRFIANDEWRLKFDEGAVKHLPKACSDHCPIVLSTNGFAPIPMICRPFRFQAAWLTHEKFDEFVRANWDNSRPLIPFLLSFADKLNKWNKEIFHNIFHKKANLWARLEGVQRGLAVRRLDHLISREKALRQEMELVLQQEELLWFQKSRLEAIRDGDRNTKFFHLSTVIRRRRNRIEMLQNSDGVWLLEPQAVKNLVVEYWKGLFREDSQNAQTDPFIINCFPTIPPTDWANLTKPYAACEVQAAIMSMKPYKAPGPDGFQPVFYQHYWNLLAPSVTRTVLDILEGRHFPEDLNKAFLVLIPKEQTPQFVTQFRPIGLCNIVYKAATKVLVNRLKHMLPTVISPTQCSFVPRRQITNNIIIVQEMLHTMRKKQGRTGFMAIKIDFEKAYDRLRWSFIRQSLLELRLPQVMVEVIMQCVTSAKLQILWNGEPTESFSPSRGIRQGDPLSPYLYVICMERLAHLIEKAVDLQVWRPVKASRNGPSISNLAFADDLILFAEATVDQAMIMYECLDQFCGASGSKISHAKSRVFFSSNTEAEIKKDICDALNITETDDLGVYLGVPTINGRSSKKEYQFLVDRINGKLAGWKSKMISMAGRATLVQSCLSPMPYYAMQTTKLPRSTCDEIDRISRRFLWGGSEEKKKIHLVSWDTITKPKQLGGLGIRSMRQANSAFLAKLGWRVLAEPEALWSRVLRSKYGDGRCDIDIFKPRHGESNAWRGIIDNVDILKRGMSRAVGNGQDTLFWRHSWATNVPLIDCVSLPPPTDMLDMAVKDMWDNNVGWKTDIFADYLPANILQIIESFELQEDPEAIDTVYWNGSASGGFTIKSALQLIRNDEEEDTPNPWKHIWKLKLPQRLRFFLWLVFRDRLMSNKNRVLRGLTQDASCKVCGALEEDVEHILRKCPAAISLWSKFPWIPNNEFLNQPFHMWLDSNLNENNQAWAENWYIVFANSLWWLWRWRNNKCFYPNPDIPMDQITFIMGQVGNITQAMRKVDLMMGKRKRQREEIYVRWIAPREGWVKLNTDGASKGNPGRAGCGGVIRGNGGEIFDVYASNCGTCSSTKAELLGVVRGLAIAWNAGFKKVVLSVDSEVVVKLLMETNIPNSSSFHLINRCKSMIKRHGWEVRVGHCYREANRAADWLANYGVNMEQRILLFEAIPGDLRTILLEDLRGMTIARRVPAPAA is encoded by the coding sequence ATGGATGAAAGACATGGGGTTGGGGGCTCCGAGATGCAACGGCGGTGCCTGCACTTTAGCAACTGGATGGAGGAGAATGGACTATTGGATTTGGGATTCTCCGGCCCGAGTCATACGTGGTTCCGAGGTGACTCCGCTAACACCTTTAAATCAGCCAGGCTGGACCGATTTATAGCCAATGATGAGTGGCGTCTGAAGTTTGATGAGGGTGCTGTAAAACATCTTCCTAAAGCTTGTTCCGACCATTGTCCAATTGTACTGAGTACAAATGGGTTTGCTCCTATCCCAATGATATGTAGACCGTTCCGCTTTCAAGCGGCATGGCTTACACATGAAAAATTTGATGAGTTTGTGCGGGCAAACTGGGATAATTCGAGACCCTTAATTCCATTTTTATTGAGTTTTGCTGATAAATTGAATAAATGGAATAAGGAAATCTTCCATAATATATTTCACAAAAAAGCCAACTTGTGGGCTAGACTGGAAGGAGTTCAGAGGGGTCTAGCAGTTCGACGTCTTGACCACTTGATTAGTAGAGAGAAAGCCCTTCGGCAAGAAATGGAACTAGTTTTACAACAAGAAGAATTATTGTGGTTCCAAAAGTCAAGACTCGAAGCTATAAGAGACGGGGATCGAAACACCAAATTCTTCCACCTCTCTACTGTTATTAGACGTCGAAGAAACCGCATAGAGATGCTTCAGAATTCTGATGGAGTTTGGCTATTGGAGCCCCAAGCAGTTAAGAACTTAGTAGTTGAGTATTGGAAGGGTCTCTTTCGAGAGGATAGCCAAAATGCTCAAACTGATCCATTTATAATAAACTGCTTCCCAACCATTCCGCCAACTGATTGGGCTAATCTAACAAAGCCTTATGCAGCATGTGAAGTGCAGGCGGCTATTATGAGTATGAAGCCTTATAAGGCCCCGGGACCCGATGGTTTTCAACCGGTGTTTTATCAACATTACTGGAATTTATTAGCACCTTCGGTAACTCGGACTGTTCTAGATATATTGGAAGGTAGACACTTCCCAGAAGATCTTAACAAGGCCTTTTTGGTCCTGATTCCCAAGGAACAAACTCCACAATTTGTGACACAATTCCGCCCCATCGGTTTGTGTAATATTGTCTATAAGGCGGCAACTAAAGTTTTAGTTAACAGACTCAAGCACATGCTACCTACTGTTATCTCGCCAACCCAATGTAGTTTCGTCCCAAGGCGTCAAATCACTAATAACATTATTATAGTCCAAGAAATGCTTCATACCATGAGAAAGAAACAAGGTAGAACGGGCTTTATGgcaattaaaattgattttgagaaAGCGTACGACAGGCTTCGGTGGAGTTTCATACGCCAATCTCTGTTAGAACTCCGTCTACCTCAGGTAATGGTTGAGGTGATAATGCAATGTGTGACTTCTGCGAAACTCCAAATATTGTGGAACGGTGAACCCACTGAGAGTTTCTCGCCGAGCCGAGGAATCCGTCAAGGCGATCCTCTCTCCCCGTATCTGTACGTTATTTGTATGGAAAGATTAGCCCACTTGATAGAGAAAGCAGTGGATCTTCAAGTCTGGAGGCCGGTTAAAGCAAGCAGGAATGGGCCTAGCATTTCTAATCTAGCCTTTGCGGATGATCTAATCCTCTTTGCGGAGGCTACGGTAGACCAAGCCATGATTATGTATGAGTGTTTAGATCAATTCTGCGGGGCTTCGGGTAGTAAAATCAGCCATGCTAAGTCTCGGGTCTTTTTCTCTTCGAACACTGAAGCTGAAATCAAAAAGGATATTTGCGATGCACTTAATATAACCGAAACTGATGATTTGGGTGTTTACCTAGGAGTACCTACGATTAATGGGCGATCTTCGAAAAAAGAATATCAGTTCCTGGTTGACCGAATTAATGGAAAATTAGCAGGCTGGAAATCAAAAATGATCTCGATGGCTGGACGTGCAACGCTGGTCCAATCATGTCTCTCTCCGATGCCGTATTATGCGATGCAGACGACTAAGCTTCCTAGGTCCACTTGTGACGAAATCGACCGTATATCGAGACGTTTCTTGTGGGGTGGGTCAGAGGAGAAAAAGAAAATTCACTTGGTGTCCTGGGATACAATAACGAAACCTAAACAGCTTGGAGGCCTTGGTATTCGGTCGATGAGACAAGCCAATTCGGCCTTCCTAGCCAAGTTAGGGTGGCGGGTATTAGCAGAACCGGAAGCACTGTGGTCTAGAGTTTTGAGAAGCAAGTACGGAGATGGGAGATGTGACATAGACATCTTTAAACCCAGACACGGGGAATCGAATGCTTGGCGAGGTATCATTGATAACGTAGATATTCTGAAAAGGGGGATGAGTAGGGCGGTGGGGAATGGCCAAGACACCTTGTTCTGGCGGCATTCCTGGGCTACCAATGTCCCTCTTATTGACTGTGTTAGCCTCCCTCCGCCTACTGATATGTTAGACATGGCAGTTAAAGACATGTGGGACAACAACGTGGGTTGGAAAACAGATATCTTCGCTGATTATCTTCCTGCAAATATACTCCAAATTATTGAGTCATTCGAGCTTCAAGAGGATCCTGAAGCCATCGATACAGTGTATTGGAATGGGAGTGCTTCGGGTGGTTTCACAATTAAATCGGCCCTGCAGCTCATCCGAAACGATGAGGAGGAAGATACCCCGAATCCCTGGAAACATATTTGGAAACTTAAACTTCCACAACGATTAAGATTTTTCCTATGGTTGGTATTCAGAGACCGACTAATGTCAAATAAGAATAGGGTGTTAAGGGGTTTGACTCAAGATGCTAGTTGCAAAGTGTGTGGTGCGTTAGAGGAGGATGTGGAACACATCTTGCGGAAATGCCCTGCTGCAATATCATTGTGGAGCAAGTTTCCATGGATTCCTAATAATGAATTCCTGAACCAGCCTTTCCATATGTGGCTCGACTCGAATTTGAATGAGAACAACCAAGCGTGGGCAGAAAATTGGTACATTGTATTTGCTAATTCTTTGTGGTGGTTATGGAGGTGGAGGAACAACAAATGCTTTTATCCAAACCCTGACATCCCTATGGACCAGATTACATTTATAATGGGCCAAGTGGGTAATATAACCCAAGCTATGCGCAAAGTAGACCTGATGATGGGCAAGCGCAAGAGACAGAGAGAAGAGATTTATGTGAGATGGATCGCTCCAAGGGAGGGGTGGGTCAAGCTAAACACGGATGGGGCATCAAAAGGAAATCCGGGAAGGGCGGGGTGTGGAGGTGTTATTCGTGGTAATGGAGGTGAGATTTTTGATGTCTATGCCTCAAACTGTGGGACCTGTTCTTCTACTAAGGCTGAGTTACTAGGTGTGGTCAGAGGGCTAGCTATAGCATGGAACGCCGGATTCAAGAAAGTGGTGTTGTCGGTTGATTCGGAGGTGGTCGTAAAACTGCTTATGGAGACTAATATTCCTAATTCTTCATCTTTTCATTTAATTAATCGGTGCAAGAGTATGATTAAGAGACATGGTTGGGAAGTCAGAGTTGGGCACTGTTACCGTGAGGCTAATCGTGCAGCGGACTGGCTAGCCAATTACGGTGTTAACATGGAGCAACGAATCTTACTATTTGAGGCGATCCCGGGGGATCTTCGAACCATTTTATTGGAGGACCTAAGGGGGATGACGATAGCTAGAAGAGTCCCTGCTCCTGCTGCGTGA